The nucleotide window GATCTCCTCAAGAGGACGCGTGCGCATCAACAACAAGGGGCTCTCACCGCCGAGCGCGGGGTTTGCGCCGTTGAACCACGCCTGTGCCATGGACTTTTGGCCTGTCATCGCGATCATCGATGCCAGCTGCAGGGCAAGCCGTAGGACATGCGGCCGTTGCGGCTCGCGGTTTTCCATCCATTGCTGGACCGCGCGGGTCTCCTTGACGCCGCCGATCGCGGCGACCGTCGGAGCGCCGAGGAAGTCGACGAGTTCTTTCACCACCTGCGTGATGGGTATGGCCATCGCGTGGTTGTGAGACTCGACCCCAGTCAGTACACTATCTTGCATGTGTTTCACCCAGGGATTCGACCTGTGGAATGGGATGTGAATCACTATAGCATGGCCCCTGGTGTCGCGCAAGAGGCCAGCCCAAACTGGCCATAATCAAGGTTGTAAGTGTCCCGGAAAGCCGCGAGCGACACGGACGGGCCTGGACTCAAGTTTCGGCG belongs to Candidatus Eremiobacteraceae bacterium and includes:
- a CDS encoding antitoxin Xre/MbcA/ParS toxin-binding domain-containing protein gives rise to the protein MAIPITQVVKELVDFLGAPTVAAIGGVKETRAVQQWMENREPQRPHVLRLALQLASMIAMTGQKSMAQAWFNGANPALGGESPLLLMRTRPLEEIQSTLLTSARSFASRLGED